A single region of the Leptodactylus fuscus isolate aLepFus1 chromosome 5, aLepFus1.hap2, whole genome shotgun sequence genome encodes:
- the LEMD3 gene encoding inner nuclear membrane protein Man1, with translation MVKMAAAQLTDEELVSELKRSGVMPGPVTDSTRPVYLKKLKKLREEQRPRVGKTRLTNNNQTVDGHSESLGARPLSGDVTHRRGGRHYQQAEAGKPSPIVGFSSDESDVDSALGAHGGRRERSSTPQTQRSPAQRDYMDKVDGRKAPVWWGTCRPHSPPLRDDTQEETAKSRTVNGSRLYCKDYSDSDEEDYAEDELMSRRSRRPPSRQARDNGMDPAEETSRPAWDREESQVSPRHRAAARKSHCPEVETSKSNNHLGAAYSPDTGPRLHLTSNSIPSSRVSPSNHAGSNHSYYPYTGSKKRPHKLPEPEEALLQQFRSDEVSASAGFSAHYLSMILLTAACLFFLLLGLTYLGMRGTSLTGEEARGSDDLHSETADNLLMNTLHKLHDKLAKRAGDYICGDADYSHISVQEAAEYLQSFGQEYISQLNNSLTWILDSGKDVGIRCSGDVGDAKLNVNSVKYLESTRPQMSFVCRFRRAIVTVAHRLSLLLLGVAVVFGVFQYIRYHWKKEEEETKQMYDLVVKIIDVLKSHNEACQENKELEPCTPIPHVRDSLIPPSDRKKMKKVWERAVEFLAANESRVSTETKKIGGADFLVWKWTQPSTCEKPSVIPSKVWQGQAFHLDKRNSPPNSLTPCLKIRNMFDPVMEIGDHWHLAIQEAILEKCSDNEGIVHIAVDKNSREGCVYVKCLSPDYAGKAFKALHGSWFDGKLVTVKYLRLDRYHHRFPQALTCNTPLKPLNKQMNSLSQLNLRTGTSPSS, from the exons ATGGTCAAAATGGCGGCCGCACAGTTAACGGACGAGGAGCTGGTTTCTGAGCTGAAGCGCTCTGGCGTGATGCCGGGACCGGTGACAGACAGCACTCGGCCGGTCTACCTGAAGAAACTCAAGAAGCTGAGGGAAGAGCAGAGGCCTCGAGTCGGGAAAACGCGGCTAACAAATAACAACCAGACCGTGGATGGGCACTCGGAAAGCCTGGGAGCCCGCCCGCTTTCTGGGGATGTGACGCACAGGCGAGGCGGCCGGCACTACCAGCAGGCAGAGGCCGGGAAACCGTCTCCGATTGTAGGCTTCAGCTCCGACGAATCGGATGTGGACAGTGCCTTGGGGGCACATGGCGGGCGCCGGGAGAGGAGCAGCACCCCGCAGACACAGAGGAGCCCGGCCCAGCGGGACTATATGGACAAGGTAGACGGGCGGAAGGCGCCTGTCTGGTGGGGGACGTGCAGGCCGCACAGCCCCCCGCTCCGCGacgacacacaggaggagacggcTAAAAGCAGGACCGTGAACGGCAGCCGCCTGTACTGCAAGGATTACTCTGACTCTGATGAGGAGGACTATGCGGAGGATGAGCTGATGAGTCGCCGGAGCAGGCGGCCTCCGAGCAGACAGGCCCGCGATAACGGCATGGACCCTGCTGAGGAGACGAGCAGACCGGCCTGGGACAGGGAGGAGTCTCAGGTGTCTCCCAGGCATCGGGCGGCCGCCAGGAAGTCTCACTGTCCAGAAGTGGAGACGAGCAAGAGCAACAATCACCTGGGGGCCGCCTATAGCCCTGACACGGGGCCCCGACTACACCTCACCAGCAACAGCATTCCTAGCAGCCGCGTCTCCCCGTCCAACCATGCCGGCTCTAACCACAGCTACTACCCGTACACCGGCAGCAAGAAGAGGCCGCACAAGCTTCCCGAGCCCGAGGAGGCGCTGCTGCAGCAGTTCAGGAGTGACGAGGTGTCCGCCAGTGCGGGCTTCAGTGCCCACTACCTGTCCATGATCCTGCTCACCGCCGCCTGTCTCTTCTTCCTGCTGCTGGGACTCACCTACCTAGGCATGAGGGGCACAAGCCTGACTGGAGAGGAGGCCA GAGGCTCTGATGACCTGCATAGTGAG acagCTGACAATCTGCTGATGAATACTCTGCATAAACTACATGACAAGTTGGCAAAAAGAGCAG GAGATTACATATGTGGTGATGCTGACTACAGTCATATTTCCGTCCAAGAGGCAGCAGAGTATTTACAG AGTTTTGGTCAAGAATATATTAGTCAGCTCAACAATTCTCTGACCTGGATTCTAGATTCTGGAAAAGATGTTGGAATTAG GTGCTCTGGAGATGTGGGAGATGCTAAACTGAATGTAAATAGTGTGAAGTACCTGGAATCCACGAGACCGCAGATGTCCTTTGTATGTCGCTTCCGCCGTGCCATTGTGACAGTAGCACATAGGTTATCACTCCTGCTTCTAG GtgttgctgtggtttttggagTGTTCCAGTATATACGATACCACTGgaaaaaggaagaggaggaaactaAACAAATGTATGACCTTGTGGTGAAAATTATAG AtgttttaaaaagtcacaatgaAGCTTGCCAAGAAAAcaaagaactagagccatgtacACCAATACCCCATGTGAGAGATTCCTTAATACCGCCAAGTGACAG GAAAAAAATGAAGAAAGTTTGGGAAAGAGCAGTTGAATTCTTGGCTGCAAATGAATCCCGTGTAAGTACTGAAACAAAGAAAATTGGAGGAGCAGACTTCCTTGTATGGAAATGGACTCAGCCTTCTACGTGTGAAAAACCTTCAGTTATCCCATCTAAAGTATGGCAGGGCCAAG cTTTCCATTTGGATAAAAGAAATTCCCCTCCAAACAGCCTCACTCCTTGTTTGAAGATCCGGAACATGTTTGATCCAGTAAT gGAAATTGGAGATCATTGGCATTTGGCGATTCAAGAAGCTATTCTGGAGAAATGCAGTGATAATGAAGGGATTGTTCACATTGCAGTTGATAAAAACTCTCGTGAG GGTTGTGTGTATGTAAAATGTCTGTCACCAGACTATGCAGGAAAGGCGTTCAAGGCACTGCATGGATCTTGGTTTGATG GAAAGCTGGTGACTGTAAAATATCTGCGATTAGATAGATATCATCATCGGTTTCCTCAGGCTCTCACCTGCAACACTCCTTTGAAGCCTTTAAACAAACAAATGAACTCTTTGTCACAGTTAAATCTGCGAACAGGCACATCTCCATCATCATGA